A region of Periplaneta americana isolate PAMFEO1 chromosome 16, P.americana_PAMFEO1_priV1, whole genome shotgun sequence DNA encodes the following proteins:
- the LOC138716242 gene encoding uncharacterized protein — MKWERATSLKRPDAFLSNKFIKIPPFIPSYQKDTKSNMYWLLSHEYARIWQEEHEAYDERQFPSKFTTGKPRKEVKRRPIKQGYKLKKLVFRSTVPPKIL; from the exons ATGAAGTGGGAACGAGCAACATCACTCAAGAGACCAGACGCTTTCCTGTCcaacaaatttattaaaattcccCCGTTTATTCCTTCATACCAAAAG GACACGAAAAGCAATATGTACTGGCTGCTCTCTCACGAATATGCTAGGATTTGGCAAGAAGAACATGAAGCTTATGACGAGCGCCAGTTTCCTTCAAAATTCACTACTGGTAAACCACGGAAAGAAGTAAAGAGACGTCCAATAAAGCAAGG GTACAAATTGAAGAAACTGGTCTTCAGATCAACTGTGCCACCTAAAATATTGTGA